One stretch of Desulfobulbaceae bacterium DNA includes these proteins:
- a CDS encoding chemotaxis protein CheD, which translates to MKTVFLGVGDFGATNKPGEVLKTMALGSCVGFIVLEPKSRTVGMAHIALSDSQINPSQATAQPGRFADTAVPALLNLVAQLSKTKQGYIIKLVGGAQVAQMKDTFNIGKRNILAIKKILWQMKLAPVAEDLGGRISRTVTVEVDSGKVELHSPGRPDWLV; encoded by the coding sequence ATGAAAACAGTTTTTCTTGGTGTTGGTGATTTTGGGGCTACCAATAAGCCTGGTGAGGTGCTGAAGACTATGGCCTTGGGGTCCTGCGTGGGCTTTATTGTTCTAGAGCCTAAAAGCAGAACAGTCGGCATGGCCCATATTGCCCTTTCAGATTCACAGATAAACCCAAGTCAGGCGACAGCTCAACCCGGTCGTTTCGCTGATACGGCTGTTCCCGCCTTATTAAATCTTGTAGCGCAACTTAGTAAAACCAAACAAGGCTATATTATTAAACTGGTAGGCGGGGCGCAGGTTGCGCAGATGAAAGATACGTTTAACATCGGAAAACGTAATATTCTGGCCATCAAAAAAATACTTTGGCAGATGAAACTGGCGCCGGTTGCCGAAGATCTTGGTGGGCGCATCAGCAGGACTGTAACTGTTGAGGTCGACTCCGGCAAGGTTGAACTGCATTCTCCGGGACGTCCGGACTGGTTGGTGTAG
- a CDS encoding ATP-dependent helicase produces the protein MRQENLFHPHTPPDSSHSDIIRNSLNKPQYEAVTTTDGPVLVIAGAGSGKTRTLVYRVAHLIEKGVSPEKILLLTFTRKSAHEMLNRASQLWDSSCQKVTGGTFHGVASSLLRRYGFHLGYTPQFTILDRSDSEGIINLLKSSLELSGVGKRFPSKKVIINIFGQSVNKRKSLVDIIDSRYWHLSEFIDDLDRIQRHYAKFKLEHNLMDYDDLLVNFEKILRLPEASREISAKFSHIMVDEYQDTNIIQAEIVRLLSSPHGNVMVVGDDSQSIYSFRGADFKNIMQFPELFEGTKLIRLEENYRSTQPILDMTNGIIANAQEKYTKELYTNVEGGKKPICYSARNDSDQAHYIASTIDTLVSEGTPLNEIAVLFRSGFHSYKLELELSNRQLHFEKRGGLKLTESAHIKDVLSYLRVLYNPQDNLSWNRILLLLEKVGPKTAQNVLNYLKKSDAPLKAIGTYKAGGTWQKGLDDLVLALTNIQLKETPVQQFDEVMLYYQDIFERIYHDDYPNRSRDLEQVREIIATYNDLESFIQDTALDPPSLSAHDNPIDPEANLVLSTVHSAKGLEWDTVFVMHLVEGKFPSSMAQTNEELEEERRLLYVASTRARKTLYLTYPREVPQHGRFAEPAIVSRFVEELPPNLLNRVNPGPVLPSSFSHKPRLKEPLRQSIRSDKDTLEGRSVRHPIFGEGRVLGTVAPRTVQISFLRHGIKTINLDYAKMEIVEE, from the coding sequence ATGCGACAAGAGAATCTATTCCATCCACATACGCCTCCTGATTCCTCCCATTCAGATATCATTCGGAATTCCCTTAATAAACCGCAATACGAAGCTGTAACTACTACCGATGGGCCGGTACTTGTCATAGCTGGTGCCGGCAGCGGCAAAACCCGCACACTTGTTTATCGTGTTGCACATCTTATTGAAAAAGGGGTGTCACCTGAAAAGATTTTACTGCTTACCTTCACACGTAAATCAGCTCATGAAATGCTTAACCGCGCCAGCCAATTATGGGATAGTTCCTGCCAAAAGGTTACTGGTGGTACATTTCATGGTGTGGCGAGCAGTTTGTTGCGGCGCTATGGTTTTCATCTGGGCTATACACCACAGTTTACGATTCTGGACAGGTCTGACTCTGAAGGTATCATTAATCTATTAAAGTCATCTCTGGAGTTAAGTGGGGTCGGTAAAAGATTTCCTTCAAAAAAAGTCATCATTAATATCTTTGGTCAGAGTGTGAATAAGAGAAAATCACTTGTTGATATTATTGACTCAAGATACTGGCATCTTTCCGAATTCATTGACGATCTGGATCGTATTCAGCGCCATTATGCCAAGTTTAAACTTGAACATAATCTTATGGACTATGATGATCTTCTCGTTAATTTTGAGAAGATACTTCGGCTGCCTGAGGCTAGCCGGGAGATATCGGCAAAATTTTCACATATTATGGTTGATGAGTATCAGGACACCAATATTATTCAAGCTGAGATTGTCCGGCTTTTATCAAGTCCACATGGAAACGTTATGGTGGTCGGGGATGACTCGCAATCGATATACTCTTTTAGAGGTGCTGACTTTAAAAACATAATGCAGTTTCCTGAACTCTTTGAAGGAACTAAGCTTATCAGGCTTGAGGAAAACTATCGGAGTACTCAGCCAATTCTTGATATGACCAATGGGATTATTGCTAATGCGCAGGAAAAATATACTAAAGAGCTCTACACCAATGTAGAAGGTGGTAAAAAGCCCATCTGCTATTCAGCTCGCAACGATTCTGACCAAGCACATTATATTGCCTCCACAATCGACACCTTAGTGAGTGAGGGCACTCCCCTAAACGAAATTGCGGTTTTATTCCGTTCCGGATTCCACTCGTATAAGTTGGAGCTTGAGCTCTCAAACAGGCAGCTGCATTTCGAAAAACGTGGTGGTCTTAAGCTGACAGAGTCCGCGCATATTAAAGATGTCCTCTCGTATCTACGTGTACTTTATAATCCACAGGACAATCTTTCCTGGAACAGGATATTATTGCTTTTGGAGAAAGTCGGCCCGAAGACGGCTCAAAATGTTCTGAATTATCTCAAAAAAAGTGATGCTCCATTAAAGGCAATAGGCACCTATAAAGCGGGTGGGACATGGCAGAAAGGGTTGGACGACCTTGTCCTGGCCCTTACAAACATCCAGTTGAAGGAGACGCCGGTTCAACAGTTTGACGAGGTGATGCTCTACTATCAAGATATTTTTGAAAGGATCTACCATGATGATTACCCGAATAGAAGCCGTGATTTAGAACAGGTTCGAGAAATTATCGCTACCTATAATGATTTGGAATCATTTATTCAGGATACAGCACTTGATCCCCCGTCTCTTTCAGCGCATGACAACCCAATTGACCCAGAAGCCAACCTTGTTTTGTCGACTGTCCACTCAGCAAAGGGGTTGGAGTGGGATACTGTTTTTGTCATGCATCTTGTTGAAGGGAAGTTTCCTTCCAGTATGGCTCAAACTAACGAGGAACTCGAAGAAGAAAGACGTCTTTTATATGTTGCATCGACACGAGCGCGTAAAACGTTGTACTTAACCTACCCAAGGGAGGTACCCCAACATGGTCGTTTTGCTGAACCGGCCATCGTATCCAGGTTTGTCGAGGAGTTACCCCCTAATCTCCTCAATAGAGTCAATCCAGGCCCCGTACTTCCCTCATCGTTTAGCCATAAACCTCGTTTAAAGGAACCATTACGCCAGAGTATACGTTCTGATAAGGATACTCTCGAAGGGAGATCGGTGCGGCATCCAATTTTTGGCGAGGGCAGGGTGCTTGGCACAGTTGCACCTCGTACCGTTCAGATATCGTTTTTAAGGCATGGCATAAAAACAATCAATCTTGATTATGCAAAAATGGAAATTGTAGAAGAATGA
- a CDS encoding HNH endonuclease yields MDDFWFDGIDEISIRRERDAARQLRKISWWQAKLSLGQCYYCSCKKSPKELTMDHITPLTRGGHSTKGNVVAACKECNTKKRSMLPLEWNEYMDSLEK; encoded by the coding sequence ATGGATGATTTCTGGTTTGATGGCATTGATGAAATATCTATCCGCCGTGAAAGAGATGCCGCCCGTCAGCTTCGTAAGATAAGCTGGTGGCAGGCCAAATTGAGTTTGGGACAATGTTATTATTGCTCCTGCAAGAAAAGTCCAAAAGAGTTGACTATGGATCACATAACGCCTCTCACCCGAGGCGGTCATAGCACCAAAGGCAATGTCGTTGCGGCCTGTAAAGAATGTAATACGAAAAAACGATCAATGCTGCCTCTCGAATGGAATGAATATATGGACTCTCTCGAAAAATAA
- a CDS encoding HDOD domain-containing protein produces the protein MERLNAMNTRILNGQILRTVDQLPLISESASQLMQIVVEKDHSIQDIIEIVKYDPALTIKILKVVNSAAYGLMEPITSVERAVPQLGDKIVFGLAMEECGAAVYRDAMEGYEGESGALWQHSLLTALTSRELAKVCIKKVSPDEAYTAGLMHDLGKGILSRFMKGSAPDLLTAVENDLLHDYREAEEFYYGTDHCLVGCHIAKHWGLPEALCEVIRCHHKPSTSPEKYKALVYVVHLGDIMAMLGGAVTGADALMYEEDPLCDSYFSTDEGTLDRSMNNAFFEYQKIINSMVSS, from the coding sequence ATGGAAAGATTAAACGCTATGAATACCAGAATTTTAAATGGTCAAATTCTTCGTACTGTTGATCAACTCCCACTCATATCTGAAAGCGCCTCACAGCTTATGCAGATCGTAGTTGAGAAGGATCACTCGATACAGGATATTATTGAAATCGTTAAATATGACCCCGCCCTGACCATAAAAATATTGAAGGTTGTTAACAGTGCCGCTTATGGATTAATGGAACCAATTACATCAGTGGAAAGAGCTGTCCCTCAACTTGGCGATAAAATAGTTTTTGGTCTGGCCATGGAAGAGTGTGGCGCAGCTGTTTATCGCGATGCGATGGAGGGTTACGAAGGTGAAAGCGGTGCCTTATGGCAGCATAGTTTACTTACAGCCCTGACCTCTCGTGAACTTGCCAAAGTTTGCATTAAAAAGGTCAGCCCGGATGAGGCGTATACCGCTGGTCTTATGCATGATCTGGGTAAAGGTATTCTTTCCAGATTTATGAAAGGATCTGCTCCAGATCTTCTCACCGCAGTAGAAAATGACCTCCTGCATGACTATCGTGAAGCCGAGGAGTTTTATTACGGTACAGATCATTGTCTTGTCGGCTGTCATATTGCCAAGCACTGGGGATTACCTGAAGCTCTCTGTGAGGTAATTCGCTGCCATCATAAACCCAGTACGAGCCCCGAAAAGTACAAAGCATTGGTATATGTCGTCCACTTAGGCGATATCATGGCCATGCTTGGTGGTGCTGTGACCGGTGCTGATGCCCTTATGTACGAGGAAGATCCACTTTGTGATTCCTATTTTTCAACAGATGAGGGAACGCTTGACCGATCGATGAACAATGCCTTTTTTGAGTATCAGAAAATTATTAACTCAATGGTTTCCTCGTAG
- a CDS encoding bifunctional folylpolyglutamate synthase/dihydrofolate synthase, with amino-acid sequence MNYKEAWQFLDNLQFFTIKLGLDSMNLFLERLESPHKKMRYVHVAGTNGKGSVSATLLAVLSSAGYTVGFYSSPHLSSVRERFRINSSYIDEDTFARLSKKIIDVLGDDHITYFEFTTTLAFLWFAENEVDIAIMEVGMGGRLDATNVITPLVSVITNISIDHKEHLGETITCIAGEKAGIIKPCTPVVCGDLTEDAKAVVETVSRYNQALTYSYNKDFSCLGAEDSIFLYKGVFSDITGLRLKLSGQFQLENAAIALAALEILKQHHFVITDDSVRQGIAQVDWPGRLEFLEIFTEQGQPKRFILDGAHNLAGVTALVDTLHNQFAYEKLILVWASMKDKDYAECLALVLPLADQIIFTMPDKNRSATVTQLQACVDSSKSKSVLSYEKVTDAVSAAMEIATEKDLICVSGSLYLVGYARLFLCGEIVDG; translated from the coding sequence ATGAACTATAAAGAAGCATGGCAATTTCTTGATAACCTCCAGTTTTTCACCATAAAACTTGGGCTTGACTCCATGAACCTGTTTTTGGAGCGCCTTGAAAGCCCACATAAAAAAATGCGTTATGTGCATGTAGCCGGCACTAACGGCAAGGGGTCTGTGTCAGCGACACTCCTTGCCGTGCTTTCCAGTGCCGGGTATACGGTTGGTTTTTATTCATCTCCACACCTAAGTTCTGTTCGTGAGCGTTTTCGAATTAACAGTTCCTATATTGACGAAGATACCTTTGCACGATTATCTAAAAAGATTATCGATGTTCTTGGAGATGACCATATTACCTACTTTGAGTTTACAACCACCCTTGCTTTTCTGTGGTTTGCTGAAAATGAAGTTGATATTGCCATAATGGAAGTTGGGATGGGTGGAAGACTCGATGCAACAAATGTCATTACCCCTCTGGTTTCAGTAATTACCAATATATCTATTGACCACAAAGAGCATTTGGGGGAGACCATTACCTGTATAGCTGGTGAAAAGGCTGGTATCATTAAACCCTGCACCCCTGTGGTGTGTGGTGATCTTACTGAAGACGCCAAGGCAGTTGTTGAAACTGTCAGCAGATACAACCAAGCCCTGACATACAGTTACAATAAAGATTTTTCTTGTCTGGGCGCCGAGGATTCCATATTTTTGTATAAGGGTGTTTTCTCTGACATCACTGGGTTGCGATTAAAACTATCAGGGCAGTTTCAACTGGAAAATGCTGCAATTGCCCTGGCAGCCCTTGAGATTCTCAAGCAACATCATTTTGTTATAACTGATGATTCAGTTAGGCAAGGTATCGCTCAGGTTGATTGGCCAGGTCGTTTGGAGTTTCTTGAGATATTCACTGAGCAGGGTCAACCTAAACGCTTTATACTTGATGGTGCTCATAATTTAGCAGGTGTTACAGCCCTCGTTGATACACTGCATAATCAGTTTGCTTATGAAAAGCTCATTCTGGTCTGGGCCTCAATGAAAGATAAAGACTATGCTGAATGTCTTGCTCTGGTTCTGCCATTAGCAGATCAAATTATTTTCACAATGCCTGATAAAAATCGTTCAGCAACAGTTACGCAGTTACAGGCATGTGTTGACAGTTCAAAGAGCAAGTCAGTACTGTCCTATGAGAAAGTTACTGATGCGGTCAGCGCCGCAATGGAAATTGCCACGGAAAAAGATCTTATTTGTGTCTCAGGATCTCTCTATCTCGTCGGATATGCACGTCTGTTTTTATGCGGAGAAATTGTTGATGGATGA
- a CDS encoding ATP-dependent 6-phosphofructokinase, translating into MKKVVISTGGGDAPGLNAVIYAVVMSSQSRGWEVYGSKGGYKGLIDLDELVHLTPEKVADITSIGGTILGSTNKGNPFEMPVENMAGEIQLRDISDRIMKNFTRMGFMCHFAVGGDGSLDIARRFYEEKGMPVIGIPKTIDNDLFATQLTFGFDTAVSTATDAIDKLHSTAKSHDRVMVVEVMGRGSGWIALNSGISGGADVVLIPEIPFDMESVCEKIADNELHGKHYAIVVVAEGATSKNSGVICKDGSCEVGRQEVVLGGIGEWVAKEVRARTGKDTRSLVLGHIQRGGSPTTFDRLLALRFGAAAVRMAEKEMFGHMVALVAGEMEAVTLKEATKRRKLVDVDDDKVLTAREIGICMGD; encoded by the coding sequence ATGAAAAAAGTAGTTATCTCAACTGGCGGCGGTGACGCTCCAGGTTTAAACGCTGTAATATACGCTGTAGTTATGTCATCTCAATCCAGAGGATGGGAGGTTTATGGCAGTAAAGGTGGTTATAAAGGTCTAATTGACCTTGACGAACTCGTACACTTAACTCCTGAGAAAGTTGCTGATATAACTTCAATTGGAGGAACAATTCTTGGCTCAACCAACAAGGGCAATCCCTTTGAAATGCCTGTTGAAAATATGGCTGGTGAAATACAACTCCGAGATATCTCTGATAGAATCATGAAAAATTTCACCCGAATGGGATTTATGTGCCATTTTGCCGTTGGAGGTGATGGCAGTCTCGATATTGCCAGACGTTTTTACGAAGAAAAGGGAATGCCTGTCATTGGCATTCCAAAAACAATTGACAATGACCTCTTTGCGACACAATTGACCTTTGGTTTTGATACTGCCGTTTCAACAGCAACCGATGCAATCGACAAACTGCACTCTACAGCCAAATCCCACGACCGCGTTATGGTTGTTGAGGTAATGGGCAGAGGCTCCGGGTGGATAGCCTTAAATTCCGGTATTTCCGGCGGTGCTGACGTTGTTTTGATTCCGGAAATTCCTTTTGACATGGAATCAGTTTGTGAAAAAATAGCTGATAACGAACTCCATGGTAAACATTATGCGATTGTGGTAGTGGCTGAAGGGGCAACTTCCAAAAATTCTGGTGTTATATGTAAAGATGGTTCCTGTGAGGTTGGACGCCAGGAGGTTGTGTTGGGAGGTATCGGTGAATGGGTTGCCAAAGAAGTCCGCGCCAGAACTGGTAAAGACACACGATCACTGGTTCTTGGCCATATTCAGCGCGGTGGTTCACCAACCACCTTTGATAGACTTCTAGCTTTACGATTTGGCGCTGCCGCCGTACGGATGGCCGAAAAAGAGATGTTTGGCCATATGGTAGCACTTGTTGCCGGAGAGATGGAAGCTGTCACCTTAAAGGAAGCAACAAAACGACGTAAACTTGTTGATGTTGACGATGACAAGGTCCTTACCGCCCGCGAAATCGGAATTTGTATGGGGGACTGA